The Amblyomma americanum isolate KBUSLIRL-KWMA chromosome 6, ASM5285725v1, whole genome shotgun sequence genome has a window encoding:
- the AspRS-m gene encoding aspartyl-tRNA synthetase, mitochondrial — protein MNVMGKAGVKSFTTVFDNRLLHRPRRMLECMWRGSPLVRVVLRRCRTLAAARSLCTRPARTSDAAAASAYVTTASSLETAEENGQWSSDFSWRTHTCGELRAAHVGQRVTLCGWLAFKRLGRFLLLRDAYGLTQVLLPDHRADWVSQLESLPLESVVQVVGEVVSRPPGQSNPRLGTGEVEVLCQQLDTLNRARPYLPFLPRDYQQKREPLRLRHRYLDLRSSEMQHRLRFRSDLLLRMRLFLARQCGFVEVETPTLFKRTPGGAQEYVVPTRFPGQFYALVQSPQQFKQLLMVGGLDRYFQVARCYRDEGVRPDRQPEFTQLDVELSFATAADVMRLTEAVLATSWPAAVGGASFPSMTYAQAMQRYGTDKPDLRLPGMLIHDVTRVLRGEMSSATPGALSSAASTEGSSVQAIVVPQGAGMLWQRHLEDFKSMARQQLDFQGALFEVPLVGGGGPRTGLLPYQLMKRLAAELNARPGDSLLLSAGHTDAARQVLGHLRPVVHGVLCEGGRAEQLNPDDFRFLWVTDFPLFRLDSDGSVRSNHHPFTAPHPDDARLLFTEPLSARGQHYDLVLNGWEVAGGSIRIHHAATQRHVLENILQEDVVELSHLLEALDAGAPPHGGIALGLDRLVCLACGAPSIRDVIAFPKSADGRDLMASAPAPLAPSERKLYHLDGSSPPHHLGQ, from the coding sequence ATGAATGTAATGGGAAAGGCCGGAGTGAAAAGTTTTACAACCGTCTTTGACAACCGTCTTTTACACCGCCCGAGGAGGATGCTGGAGTGCATGTGGCGAGGGTCGCCCCTGGTTCGTGTGGTGTTGCGGAGATGTCGGACACTCGCCGCGGCGAGGTCTCTCTGCACGCGTCCAGCGCGCACATCAGACGCTGCGGCAGCTAGCGCCTACGTTACTACGGCCTCTTCGCTAGAGACTGCTGAAGAGAATGGCCAGTGGAGCAGCGACTTCTCGTGGCGGACACACACATGCGGGGAGCTGCGGGCGGCACACGTGGGCCAGCGGGTGACACTGTGTGGCTGGCTGGCCTTCAAGCGCCTGGGACGCTTCCTGCTGCTCAGGGATGCCTACGGCCTCACCCAAGTGCTGCTGCCAGACCACAGAGCTGACTGGGTGTCCCAACTGGAGTCTTTGCCTCTGGAGTCGGTGGTGCAAGTGGTGGGCGAGGTGGTTTCCCGGCCCCCTGGACAGAGCAACCCGCGGCTTGGCACGGGTGAGGTGGAAGTGCTGTGCCAGCAGCTGGACACCCTGAACCGGGCACGTCCTTACCTGCCGTTTCTGCCTAGGGACTACCAGCAGAAACGGGAGCCGCTGCGGCTGCGGCACCGCTACCTGGACCTGCGCTCATCGGAGATGCAGCACCGCCTGCGATTCCGCTCAGACctgctgctgcgcatgcgcctctTCCTGGCGCGCCAATGCGGCTTTGTAGAGGTGGAGACGCCAACACTGTTCAAGAGGACTCCCGGTGGGGCTCAGGAGTATGTGGTTCCCACCCGGTTTCCCGGGCAGTTCTATGCACTCGTCCAGAGCCCCCAACAGTTCAAGCAGCTGCTGATGGTGGGCGGCCTGGACCGGTACTTCCAGGTGGCCCGCTGCTACCGAGACGAGGGGGTACGCCCCGACCGACAGCCAGAGTTCACGCAGCTGGACGTGGAGCTGTCATTTGCCACTGCCGCAGACGTGATGCGACTGACGGAGGCTGTGCTGGCAACTTCGTGGCCTGCAGCTGTTGGTGGGGCGTCCTTTCCGAGCATGACCTACGCCCAAGCCATGCAGCGGTATGGCACCGACAAGCCTGACCTGCGCCTGCCTGGGATGCTGATTCACGATGTGACAAGAGTACTGCGAGGTGAGATGTCAAGCGCAACTCCCGGTGCCCTGTCAAGTGCAGCCTCGACCGAGGGAAGCTCCGTACAAGCCATCGTGGTGCCCCAGGGCGCTGGAATGCTGTGGCAGCGCCACCTGGAAGATTTCAAGTCCATGGCCAGGCAGCAGCTGGATTTTCAGGGTGCCCTGTTCGAGGTGCCTCTGGTGGGGGGGGGTGGACCACGGACAGGCCTCCTCCCATACCAGCTGATGAAGCGGCTGGCAGCGGAGCTCAATGCCCGACCAGGGGATtcactgctgctgtctgctggcCACACAGACGCCGCGCGGCAGGTGCTGGGACATCTGCGGCCGGTAGTGCACGGGGTGCTATGTGAGGGCGGCCGGGCCGAGCAGCTGAACCCCGACGACTTCCGCTTCTTGTGGGTCACCGACTTCCCCCTCTTCCGGCTGGACTCAGACGGGTCCGTGAGGTCCAACCACCACCCGTTCACTGCTCCTCACCCCGATGACGCCCGTCTGCTGTTCACGGAGCCCCTCAGTGCCCGGGGCCAGCACTACGACCTCGTTCTCAATGGCTGGGAGGTGGCCGGAGGCTCGATCCGCATCCACCATGCGGCCACCCAGAGGCATGTGCTTGAAAACATCCTGCAGGAGGACGTCGTGGAGCTGAGCCACCTGCTGGAGGCCCTGGATGCAGGGGCACCACCACACGGTGGCATCGCCCTAGGGCTGGACCGGCTGGTGTGCCTGGCCTGCGGGGCGCCTAGCATTCGAGACGTCATCGCCTTCCCCAAGTCGGCGGATGGCCGCGACCTGATGGCCAGTGCACCCGCACCCCTGGCACCCAGCGAGAGGAAACTCTACCACTTGGATGGGTCTTCCCCTCCGCACCACCTAGGACAGTAA